In a genomic window of Occallatibacter riparius:
- a CDS encoding penicillin acylase family protein, whose product MARISAFESSPLEDSPVTPRRRRRWLRIVLVTLAVLVLLVLVLGVAGVMWLRSAAKAALPQLDGDVRVAGLSAPVTVRRDARGVPHIEAATQDDLFFAQGYVVAQDRLWQMDMYRRNANGELAEVLGSGLVAHDRAQRVLGFRKVAERMYAGLDAQDRRWLDDYAKGVNAFIAQHGDDLPAEFRLLMYKPKPWSGVDSMSVGTMMIDMLDAHWDTKLVREQIAAKLGSLPNGPQLEAQLYPVGSWRDHPPTGEMIDLTQPEVNTPPVTDDEDEDNTTAKAGTEGHGGQRGRGARDERVDVGALRGMLGLPDCSGCVSGSNNWVVSGTHTASGKPLLANDMHLVLTEPNIWYMADLKAPGYHAAGVALPGLPWIVAGHNEHVAWGFTALMGDVQDLYHERLDGKGNYQAADGTWKPLGVDHETIHVRGGKDVTVDVQSTGHGPLLNPLWPKVQREPVALKWTLYDASLNGLPLYAMNSAQNWSEFSTALGQWCWPTQNLVYADDQGHVAYHAVGRIPMRPAGLQGKPIAAGDGGHEWNGYIPFEGLPNAFDPPSGFLATANSRVTSEKSSYLLTLEWIDPYRAQRIYKSLQGRDKLTPKDMIAVQTDIYSEVDQELAHRFAYAIDHASKADDRLKKAADLMRSWDGKLTTDSAAASLVDQAKHALWPLILDPKLGELAADYRWAEENFAQEEIIMHGSGEWLPKEYKSWDDLLTEAVRRGMAKGKAPSDVTKWTYGSWHTMDIEHPLAGMLPFLNGFAGTGPQPMSGDPTTVKQIGRTLGPSQRFTMDWSNVDGSTENIVLGESSNPYSAHFRDQWNDWYNGTTFALPFSEAAVAGNTRHTLRLNP is encoded by the coding sequence ATGGCACGGATCAGCGCGTTTGAGAGCTCGCCGTTAGAAGATTCCCCTGTTACTCCGCGGAGGCGCAGGCGGTGGCTGCGCATTGTGCTGGTTACGCTGGCCGTGCTGGTGCTGCTGGTTCTGGTGCTCGGCGTTGCCGGAGTGATGTGGCTACGTTCGGCGGCCAAGGCTGCGCTGCCGCAGTTGGACGGCGATGTCCGCGTAGCGGGGTTGTCGGCACCGGTGACGGTACGGCGCGATGCGCGTGGGGTTCCCCACATTGAGGCGGCCACGCAGGACGATTTGTTCTTCGCGCAGGGTTACGTGGTGGCGCAAGATCGCCTGTGGCAGATGGACATGTATCGCCGCAATGCGAACGGCGAGCTGGCCGAGGTGCTGGGCTCCGGGTTGGTAGCGCATGATCGCGCGCAGCGCGTGCTCGGCTTCCGCAAGGTTGCGGAGCGGATGTATGCGGGGCTGGATGCGCAGGACAGGCGCTGGCTCGATGACTATGCCAAGGGCGTGAATGCGTTCATCGCGCAGCACGGGGATGATCTGCCGGCGGAGTTTCGCCTGCTCATGTACAAGCCGAAGCCGTGGTCTGGTGTGGATTCGATGAGCGTGGGGACGATGATGATCGACATGCTCGACGCGCACTGGGACACGAAGCTGGTCAGGGAGCAGATCGCTGCGAAGCTCGGCAGTTTGCCGAACGGGCCTCAGCTTGAGGCGCAGTTGTATCCGGTGGGTTCGTGGCGCGATCATCCGCCGACGGGCGAGATGATCGATCTGACGCAGCCGGAGGTGAATACGCCGCCGGTGACGGATGATGAGGATGAGGACAATACGACGGCTAAGGCGGGGACAGAGGGACACGGGGGACAGAGGGGCAGGGGTGCGCGCGACGAGCGGGTGGATGTTGGTGCGTTGAGAGGCATGCTCGGCCTGCCGGATTGTTCAGGGTGCGTTTCGGGGTCGAATAACTGGGTAGTGAGCGGGACGCATACGGCGAGCGGGAAGCCGCTGCTCGCCAACGATATGCACCTGGTGCTGACGGAGCCAAACATCTGGTACATGGCGGACCTGAAGGCTCCGGGGTATCACGCGGCGGGTGTGGCGCTCCCTGGGCTGCCGTGGATTGTCGCCGGGCACAACGAGCACGTGGCATGGGGATTCACGGCGCTGATGGGCGATGTGCAGGATCTGTATCACGAGCGGCTCGACGGCAAGGGCAACTACCAGGCCGCGGATGGGACCTGGAAGCCGCTGGGCGTCGATCACGAGACGATCCATGTGCGCGGCGGCAAGGATGTGACTGTCGATGTGCAGTCGACAGGACACGGGCCGCTGCTGAATCCGTTGTGGCCGAAGGTGCAGAGAGAACCGGTGGCGCTGAAGTGGACGCTGTATGACGCGTCGCTGAACGGGCTGCCGCTGTATGCGATGAATTCGGCGCAGAACTGGTCGGAGTTTTCGACGGCGCTGGGGCAATGGTGCTGGCCGACGCAGAACCTGGTGTACGCCGATGACCAGGGTCATGTTGCGTATCACGCGGTGGGGCGGATTCCGATGCGGCCGGCGGGCTTGCAGGGTAAGCCGATCGCGGCGGGCGATGGCGGGCACGAGTGGAACGGGTACATTCCTTTTGAGGGGCTGCCAAACGCGTTCGATCCGCCATCGGGATTTCTGGCCACAGCGAACTCGCGGGTGACCTCGGAGAAGTCTTCCTACCTGCTGACGCTGGAGTGGATCGATCCGTATCGCGCGCAGCGGATCTACAAGTCGCTGCAGGGGCGCGACAAGCTGACGCCGAAGGACATGATCGCGGTGCAGACCGATATCTACAGTGAGGTGGACCAGGAGCTGGCGCACCGATTCGCGTACGCCATCGATCATGCGAGCAAGGCGGATGACCGGCTGAAGAAGGCCGCGGATCTGATGCGGAGCTGGGACGGGAAGCTGACGACTGATTCGGCTGCGGCCTCACTGGTGGACCAGGCGAAGCACGCGCTGTGGCCGCTGATTTTGGATCCCAAGCTGGGAGAGCTGGCTGCGGATTATCGCTGGGCAGAAGAAAACTTCGCGCAGGAAGAAATCATCATGCACGGGTCGGGTGAGTGGCTGCCCAAAGAATACAAGAGCTGGGATGATCTGCTGACGGAGGCCGTGCGGCGCGGCATGGCAAAGGGCAAGGCTCCCAGTGACGTGACGAAGTGGACGTATGGAAGCTGGCACACGATGGATATCGAGCATCCCCTGGCGGGGATGCTGCCGTTCCTGAACGGATTCGCTGGAACGGGGCCGCAGCCGATGAGCGGCGATCCGACGACGGTGAAGCAGATCGGCCGCACGCTGGGGCCGTCGCAGCGGTTCACCATGGACTGGAGCAACGTGGACGGCTCGACGGAAAATATCGTGCTGGGTGAGAGCAGCAATCCTTATAGCGCGCATTTCCGCGACCAGTGGAATGACTGGTACAACGGCACGACGTTTGCGCTGCCGTTCAGCGAGGCAGCGGTGGCGGGGAATACGCGGCACACGCTGCGGCTGAATCCATGA